One stretch of Natronobacterium gregoryi SP2 DNA includes these proteins:
- a CDS encoding long-chain-fatty-acid--CoA ligase — METPLIVTDFLEQARTHYADEEAVVATDGQRFTYDELGERADRFSAALQERGIEKGDRVAVLDPNTHYHLEAAYGSMQLGAIFTPVNYRLTPNDYEYILSDAGVDAIYADYEYVEKIEAIRDDVPTETFVTNDADAVSGEWEEFDDVLEEAGTEFERPELAEDEIITINYTSGTTGDPKGVCRTHRTETLHAYLMSIYHEITSDDTYLWTLPMFHVNGWGHIYAVTGMGATHVCTRGVDADTVVSAIREEDVSFLCAAPTVLNQLIDYYENEDEPEMSGSKQVRVTTAGSAPPEATIRAVEDRFGWYLKHLYGATETGPLVTISDAKRLIDDENRFEIKKRQGIGVLGTDVRVVDEDGNDVPRDDQTLGEVVVRGNQVMDRYWNKPEETEAAFNDRLEGYYHTGDLATVEENRLIALRDRKKDIIISGGENISSIELEDVLFDHDAVADAAVIPAPSEEWGETPKAFVVPSNGDPSDPPVSAVELTEYTRDRLASYKVVRRVEFVEDLPKTATGKIQKYELRQQEWDGEERMIGQG; from the coding sequence ATGGAAACGCCACTCATTGTCACGGACTTCCTGGAGCAGGCACGAACGCACTACGCCGACGAGGAGGCGGTCGTCGCGACGGACGGCCAGCGGTTCACCTACGACGAACTCGGCGAGCGAGCGGACCGGTTCTCGGCAGCCCTCCAGGAACGCGGCATCGAGAAAGGCGACCGCGTCGCCGTGCTCGATCCCAACACCCACTACCACCTCGAGGCGGCCTACGGGTCGATGCAACTCGGGGCGATCTTCACGCCGGTGAACTATCGACTGACGCCGAACGACTACGAGTACATCCTGTCGGACGCCGGCGTCGACGCGATCTACGCCGACTACGAGTACGTCGAGAAGATCGAGGCGATCCGCGACGACGTTCCGACCGAGACGTTCGTCACGAACGACGCCGACGCGGTTTCCGGCGAGTGGGAGGAGTTCGACGACGTCCTCGAGGAGGCCGGAACGGAGTTCGAGCGGCCGGAACTGGCCGAAGACGAGATCATCACGATCAACTACACCTCGGGCACGACCGGCGATCCGAAAGGCGTCTGTCGAACCCACCGGACCGAGACGCTTCACGCCTATCTGATGTCGATCTACCACGAGATCACGAGCGACGACACCTACCTGTGGACGCTGCCGATGTTCCACGTCAACGGCTGGGGCCACATCTACGCGGTGACCGGGATGGGCGCGACGCACGTCTGTACGCGCGGCGTCGACGCCGACACGGTCGTCTCCGCAATCCGCGAGGAGGACGTCTCGTTTCTCTGTGCAGCGCCGACGGTGCTCAATCAGTTGATCGACTACTACGAGAACGAGGACGAACCCGAGATGAGCGGGTCGAAGCAGGTTCGGGTGACGACTGCCGGCAGTGCGCCACCGGAAGCGACGATTCGGGCCGTCGAGGATCGGTTTGGCTGGTACCTGAAACACCTCTATGGCGCGACCGAGACCGGTCCGCTCGTTACGATCTCCGACGCCAAACGCCTCATCGACGACGAGAACCGCTTCGAGATCAAGAAACGCCAGGGAATAGGCGTCCTTGGGACCGACGTCCGTGTCGTCGACGAAGACGGCAACGACGTTCCACGGGACGATCAGACGCTGGGCGAAGTCGTCGTCCGCGGCAATCAGGTGATGGACCGGTACTGGAACAAGCCCGAAGAGACCGAAGCCGCGTTCAACGATCGACTCGAGGGCTACTACCACACCGGCGACCTCGCGACGGTCGAGGAGAACCGGCTGATCGCTCTTCGCGACCGGAAAAAAGATATCATCATCTCCGGTGGGGAAAACATCTCGAGTATCGAACTCGAGGACGTGCTGTTCGATCACGACGCGGTTGCGGACGCCGCGGTGATTCCAGCCCCGAGCGAGGAGTGGGGCGAGACGCCGAAAGCGTTCGTCGTGCCCTCGAACGGTGACCCCAGTGATCCACCGGTATCGGCGGTCGAACTGACCGAGTACACTCGGGATCGGCTCGCGAGCTACAAGGTCGTTCGTCGCGTCGAGTTCGTCGAGGACCTTCCCAAGACGGCGACCGGCAAGATCCAGAAGTACGAACTGCGCCAACAAGAGTGGGACGGAGAAGAACGGATGATCGGCCAGGGGTGA
- a CDS encoding class I SAM-dependent methyltransferase produces MSTTGPFETLTDEYDSWFSENDGAYRAERATLERALPDAVDDDRALEVGVGTGRFGGPLGISLGVDAARAPLERAGDRGVAPVRGVAESLPVADDALDLALFVTVLSFVDDLEATLSEARRVLDSDGTLVVAVLDRSSPVGQVYQEHKDESPFYADAEFLTAGEAREALETAGFEVETRLQTIFDDPAEIPAEGEPDVREGHGDGLFAVFRASVGGE; encoded by the coding sequence ATGTCGACAACTGGTCCCTTCGAGACACTCACCGACGAGTACGATAGCTGGTTCAGCGAGAACGACGGTGCCTACCGCGCCGAACGAGCCACGCTCGAGCGTGCCCTCCCCGACGCGGTCGACGACGACCGGGCGCTCGAGGTCGGCGTCGGTACAGGGCGTTTCGGGGGCCCGCTGGGAATTTCCCTGGGCGTCGACGCAGCGCGCGCACCGCTCGAGCGGGCCGGCGACCGCGGCGTCGCGCCCGTCCGCGGCGTCGCCGAATCCCTCCCGGTCGCCGACGACGCGCTCGACCTCGCCCTCTTCGTCACCGTCCTCTCGTTCGTCGACGACCTCGAGGCGACGCTGTCGGAGGCCCGGCGCGTCCTCGATTCCGACGGCACGCTCGTCGTCGCCGTGCTGGATCGCTCGAGTCCGGTCGGACAGGTCTATCAGGAGCACAAAGACGAGAGCCCGTTCTACGCCGATGCCGAATTCCTGACCGCCGGGGAAGCACGGGAGGCGCTCGAGACGGCAGGGTTCGAGGTCGAGACGCGTCTCCAGACGATCTTCGACGATCCTGCGGAGATTCCGGCCGAAGGCGAACCGGACGTCCGCGAGGGTCACGGCGACGGGCTGTTCGCGGTGTTTCGAGCATCCGTCGGCGGCGAATAG
- a CDS encoding tubulin/FtsZ family protein: MKLALVGVGSAGVRIVDRIIEREVQTGRNFCNGNMLVFDTTQEVFEGVEHVPEDHRALFGDVSPRIDENGTGGNPDLGVEIAREDVHEISRAFDTLDFTEVDGTLVIGGLGGGTGGGSGAVLLEELQTISEKPVYALGVLPEADESDRAALNAARALPSFVEIADNVVLFDNEEWGSQIDKAGTELEYDEDGETDGESKRAYDELNRTIASHVLLLLGAGEIESMTIAENRADASDLARTLKTGGVSSIGQATQEIDRSSGLLSRLVAFVPFVGDDEGPEPTDAVKVKRLVKDAVGGRLSLPCAVDSTERTLVVLSGPPSAVSRKGFESARHWLENATDTVEVMAGDEPRPKASSMTATVLLSNVTAVSRIDEMQQRAVSVTDEFDDEDEVDPAESEFEFV; this comes from the coding sequence ATGAAACTCGCTCTCGTCGGAGTCGGCAGTGCCGGTGTGCGTATCGTCGACCGAATCATCGAGCGCGAGGTGCAGACGGGCCGCAACTTTTGTAACGGCAACATGCTCGTGTTCGATACGACCCAGGAGGTCTTCGAGGGGGTCGAACACGTGCCGGAAGACCACCGGGCGCTGTTTGGCGATGTCAGCCCGCGGATCGACGAGAACGGCACCGGCGGTAACCCGGACCTCGGCGTCGAAATCGCTCGTGAGGACGTCCACGAGATCAGCCGGGCGTTCGATACGCTGGATTTTACGGAAGTCGACGGAACGCTTGTGATCGGCGGCCTTGGCGGTGGCACCGGTGGTGGTTCCGGAGCCGTCTTGCTCGAGGAACTGCAGACGATTTCGGAGAAGCCGGTCTACGCGCTCGGCGTGTTGCCGGAAGCGGACGAGTCCGATCGGGCTGCGCTCAACGCAGCACGGGCACTCCCGTCGTTCGTCGAGATCGCGGACAACGTGGTCCTCTTCGACAACGAGGAGTGGGGATCGCAGATCGACAAAGCCGGTACGGAACTCGAGTACGACGAGGACGGCGAGACGGACGGCGAGAGCAAGCGAGCCTACGACGAACTCAACCGGACGATCGCGTCACACGTCCTGTTGTTGCTGGGGGCGGGCGAGATCGAGTCGATGACGATCGCAGAGAACCGGGCCGACGCGAGCGACCTCGCGCGCACGCTCAAAACTGGCGGCGTCTCGTCGATCGGCCAGGCGACCCAGGAGATCGATCGATCCAGTGGCCTGCTCTCGCGGCTCGTCGCTTTCGTCCCGTTCGTCGGTGACGACGAAGGGCCGGAGCCGACCGACGCCGTGAAGGTCAAACGACTGGTCAAAGACGCCGTCGGCGGCCGCCTCTCGCTTCCCTGTGCGGTCGACAGCACCGAACGGACGCTGGTCGTCCTCTCCGGGCCACCGTCGGCGGTCTCCCGGAAAGGATTCGAGAGCGCCCGTCACTGGCTCGAGAACGCGACCGACACCGTAGAGGTGATGGCCGGTGACGAGCCACGACCGAAAGCGTCGTCGATGACGGCGACCGTGTTGCTCTCGAACGTGACGGCGGTGTCTCGCATCGACGAGATGCAGCAACGAGCGGTGAGCGTCACAGACGAGTTCGACGACGAGGACGAGGTCGATCCCGCCGAAAGCGAGTTCGAGTTCGTCTAG
- a CDS encoding MarR family transcriptional regulator produces the protein MAETDGEEIEDLPPSAKLVFKVLEYDGPLTQKQIVQESMLSARTVRYALERLEEIGRVDEDIYFADARQSLYRLEEPVAADGSGVDESPKKDACCVE, from the coding sequence ATGGCAGAGACCGACGGGGAGGAAATCGAGGACTTGCCACCGAGCGCCAAACTCGTCTTCAAGGTACTCGAGTACGACGGTCCATTGACGCAGAAACAGATCGTTCAGGAGTCGATGCTCTCGGCTCGAACGGTCCGGTACGCGCTCGAGCGTCTCGAAGAGATCGGACGAGTCGACGAAGACATCTACTTTGCAGACGCCAGACAGAGTCTCTACCGGCTCGAAGAGCCGGTCGCTGCGGATGGAAGCGGCGTCGACGAATCTCCAAAGAAAGACGCCTGCTGTGTGGAGTAG
- a CDS encoding archaemetzincin family Zn-dependent metalloprotease, giving the protein MLVDIVPVGNVSATVKRAASAALRSVYDCEVSVNDSQSVPSGAYDSSRNQYSAETFIQLAERAGRGDKNIAITPHDLFYRRRNYVFGLAYLDGSGSVVSTYRLQTSSDGGFSNKSASDIFEERVRKEIVHEIGHTYGLEHCENNRCVMNFSPTVREVDIKEENLCGSCQRLVK; this is encoded by the coding sequence ATGCTCGTCGACATCGTGCCGGTCGGCAACGTGTCCGCGACGGTCAAGCGGGCGGCCTCGGCTGCGTTGCGGTCGGTCTACGACTGCGAAGTCTCGGTCAACGACTCGCAGTCGGTTCCAAGCGGTGCCTACGATTCGAGCCGAAACCAGTACTCCGCGGAGACGTTCATCCAACTCGCCGAACGCGCCGGCCGCGGCGACAAGAACATCGCGATCACGCCCCACGATCTCTTCTATCGCCGGCGCAACTACGTCTTCGGGCTCGCCTACCTCGACGGCAGCGGTAGCGTCGTCTCGACCTACCGGCTCCAGACCTCGAGCGACGGCGGTTTTTCGAACAAGAGTGCAAGCGACATCTTCGAAGAGCGCGTCCGCAAGGAAATCGTCCACGAGATCGGCCACACCTACGGCCTCGAGCACTGTGAGAACAACCGCTGTGTGATGAACTTCTCGCCGACGGTACGGGAGGTCGACATCAAAGAGGAGAACCTCTGTGGGAGCTGTCAGCGGCTGGTGAAGTAA
- a CDS encoding UPF0146 family protein, whose amino-acid sequence MSHSRRDIESMAEYLRSYERVVEVGIGRRTDLAAELAESGVDVTATDVYDRAVPDGVDFVTDDVVDPDLAVYAAAEAVYARNLPPELHRPALEVAREADAALLFTTLGGDQPVVPVERLTVETGTVYVARERV is encoded by the coding sequence GTGTCCCACTCTCGTCGTGATATCGAGTCGATGGCCGAGTACCTTCGCAGCTACGAGCGGGTCGTCGAGGTCGGGATCGGCCGCCGGACCGATCTGGCGGCTGAACTCGCCGAGTCGGGGGTCGACGTGACTGCGACAGACGTTTACGACCGAGCAGTCCCCGATGGAGTCGACTTCGTCACCGACGACGTGGTCGATCCGGACCTGGCGGTCTACGCCGCCGCCGAGGCCGTCTACGCACGGAACCTGCCGCCGGAACTCCACCGTCCTGCGCTCGAGGTCGCCCGTGAGGCCGACGCCGCCCTGCTGTTTACGACGCTGGGTGGCGACCAACCCGTGGTCCCGGTCGAGCGACTGACCGTCGAGACGGGAACAGTGTACGTGGCTCGAGAGAGAGTGTGA
- a CDS encoding tubulin/FtsZ family protein, whose translation MKLATIGVGNAGSKIIDRMLEFEEETGRNLCRHVMVINSARTDLAKPDYVPEDRRVLIGDTHQKAKGHGVGGDVAVGAEVAKHDIDEIRRTFDDIEIHEVDAILVAAGLGGGTGSGAGPVVIDELQKMYDEPVYGLGILPGKYEGGRPALNAARSLQSFVQKVDNLIAFDNDAWRSRGQTIEEGYEDMNRELAIRIVTLLAAGEIDETEVAENAMDSSDVMRTLDTSGISSIGYASTPIDREAEGLLDRFKNETTDPSEATDAAKIKGLVRRAVNSRLTLPCDVSSADRALVILSGPSEAIARKGVESARQWLEQEADTVEVLAGDDPRPNSDELAAVVLLSNVTETPRVDEIQDQAVDAQNKIQKLEDEREDDINDLITDDDNEIDPVI comes from the coding sequence ATGAAGCTCGCGACAATCGGTGTCGGAAACGCGGGAAGTAAAATAATAGACCGGATGCTCGAGTTCGAGGAGGAAACCGGTCGAAATCTCTGTCGACACGTCATGGTAATCAACTCTGCTCGGACGGACCTGGCAAAGCCCGACTACGTCCCCGAGGACAGACGGGTCCTGATCGGTGATACCCACCAGAAGGCGAAAGGACACGGTGTGGGTGGAGACGTGGCCGTCGGCGCGGAAGTCGCCAAACACGACATCGACGAGATTCGACGGACGTTCGACGACATAGAGATTCACGAGGTGGACGCGATCCTGGTCGCAGCAGGACTCGGTGGTGGCACCGGCAGCGGTGCGGGCCCTGTCGTGATCGACGAGCTTCAGAAGATGTACGACGAGCCGGTTTACGGCCTCGGCATTCTCCCCGGCAAGTACGAGGGTGGCCGGCCGGCACTGAACGCCGCACGGTCGCTGCAGTCGTTCGTCCAGAAAGTCGACAACCTGATCGCATTCGACAACGACGCCTGGCGGTCCCGCGGTCAGACGATCGAGGAAGGCTACGAGGACATGAACCGCGAACTCGCGATCCGTATCGTGACGCTGCTCGCGGCCGGCGAAATAGACGAGACGGAAGTCGCAGAAAACGCGATGGACTCGAGCGACGTCATGCGAACACTCGATACGAGCGGTATCTCCTCGATCGGGTACGCCTCGACGCCGATCGACCGGGAAGCGGAAGGACTGCTCGACCGGTTCAAAAACGAGACGACCGATCCCAGCGAGGCGACCGATGCCGCGAAGATCAAGGGACTGGTCCGTCGGGCCGTCAACTCTCGACTCACGCTTCCCTGTGACGTCTCCAGTGCAGATCGGGCACTCGTCATCCTCTCTGGACCGTCGGAAGCGATCGCACGGAAAGGCGTCGAGAGCGCACGCCAGTGGCTCGAGCAGGAAGCAGATACAGTCGAAGTGCTGGCTGGCGACGACCCACGTCCAAACTCCGACGAGCTCGCTGCGGTCGTCTTGCTCTCGAACGTGACGGAGACGCCCCGCGTCGACGAGATTCAAGACCAGGCCGTCGACGCCCAGAACAAGATCCAGAAACTCGAGGACGAGCGCGAGGACGACATCAACGACCTGATCACGGACGACGACAACGAAATCGATCCGGTGATTTGA
- a CDS encoding TIGR01548 family HAD-type hydrolase yields MCTRADAVVLDVDGVLVDVADSYRRAILESVEYVYDRTIRKADVQAFKDAGGFNNDWELTYAAALYVLATSEGYDDSIGEFTDRIAAEGGGLEAAETVVRDSIGARAFQRVADRWNCERLHDVFQQLYLGPELYRGLEGGEPDENLEDAGFIHDEPVLLEPATRDALVEEYNVGILTGRPKTEAEIALERVGLDETIPLEHRFTMDDWEEGKPHPHALTTLADRFDAETVVFVGDTLDDVRTATNAAEADPEREYHGIGVLTGGLTGADGRRKYDREGATAVLESVNELPLRLGN; encoded by the coding sequence ATGTGTACTCGTGCCGACGCCGTCGTGCTAGATGTCGACGGAGTGCTCGTCGATGTCGCCGACTCCTACCGGCGAGCGATTCTCGAGTCCGTCGAGTACGTCTACGACCGGACGATCCGCAAGGCAGACGTCCAGGCGTTCAAGGACGCTGGCGGGTTCAACAACGATTGGGAACTGACGTACGCGGCCGCACTGTACGTGCTCGCGACGAGCGAGGGATACGACGACTCGATCGGCGAGTTCACCGACCGGATCGCCGCCGAGGGTGGCGGCCTCGAGGCCGCCGAAACTGTCGTTCGTGACTCGATCGGTGCTCGCGCGTTTCAGCGCGTCGCCGACCGCTGGAACTGCGAGCGACTGCACGATGTCTTCCAGCAACTGTATCTTGGTCCCGAACTCTACCGCGGCCTCGAAGGGGGAGAGCCAGACGAGAACCTCGAGGATGCGGGATTTATTCACGACGAACCGGTGTTGCTCGAACCGGCAACTCGCGACGCGCTGGTCGAGGAATATAATGTCGGGATACTGACTGGTCGGCCGAAGACCGAGGCTGAAATCGCACTCGAGCGCGTCGGACTCGACGAGACGATCCCTCTCGAACACCGGTTCACGATGGACGACTGGGAGGAAGGAAAGCCCCACCCCCACGCGTTGACGACGCTCGCGGACCGGTTCGACGCCGAGACGGTCGTATTCGTCGGTGACACGCTCGACGACGTCCGAACCGCGACGAACGCAGCCGAGGCGGACCCAGAGCGGGAGTACCACGGCATCGGCGTCCTGACCGGTGGTCTCACGGGCGCGGATGGCCGTCGGAAGTACGACCGCGAAGGAGCCACGGCAGTTCTCGAGTCGGTCAACGAGCTCCCGTTGCGACTCGGGAACTGA
- a CDS encoding EMC6-like membrane protein, with protein sequence MSTESISDRREHVRSIGVTALSALFGVGAALASAALTGDLAPAEAATDTRALALVLGAILVQFPLLNSTGIYGEDEFGGKHYLFITFMTFSFWFVVWGILLTAELHA encoded by the coding sequence ATGTCGACCGAATCGATCAGCGACCGACGCGAACACGTCCGTTCGATCGGAGTGACGGCACTGTCCGCACTGTTCGGCGTCGGCGCGGCACTGGCTTCGGCGGCCCTGACGGGCGACCTCGCGCCGGCCGAGGCAGCGACCGATACGCGGGCGCTGGCGCTCGTCCTCGGGGCGATCCTCGTCCAGTTCCCCCTGCTCAACTCCACGGGGATCTACGGTGAGGACGAGTTCGGGGGGAAACACTACCTGTTCATCACGTTCATGACGTTCTCGTTCTGGTTCGTGGTGTGGGGAATACTGCTGACCGCGGAGCTTCACGCGTAA
- a CDS encoding FAD-dependent oxidoreductase, with product MATFSSADDLPGEPISPWLATTGDDDRSVRTLEGTESVDVAVIGAGIAGLSTAIELRERDLTVAVLERDRIAAGVTGKTTAKLTSQHGLLYAHLRAEFGRRAASQYATAQEEAIDVVEDRIDELEIDCSFERVPSYLYSDTPDEVERETDAAQAAGIDASYVTSVPPFERAQAAVRFDDQAWFHPRRYLLGIADELRDDDGAAVYEHTRVTDVEPGSPCRLEMPGGEVTAEQIVLATGFPILDRAGYFARLHPKRSYVLGLRLEGQPPEGMYYRSGDSYRSVRTHRDDDGDLLLVGGENHKTGQGGSTTDRYRRLLRWARERFPVESVAYRWSTQDYVPADKVPFVGRVGPGAENTYVATGFRGWGMTNGVAAGRLLAGLLAGEQPPARTLFDPLRFTPKSSFASAVTENADAASQFATDWARTLLTPGLTSLEPGEGTVLRKGTRPIACSRAADGKLHVTSAVCTHMACLVEWNDAERSWDCPCHGSRFSPDGDVLEGPATDDLPTRRIK from the coding sequence ATGGCGACGTTTTCCAGTGCCGACGACCTCCCAGGTGAACCGATCTCGCCCTGGCTTGCGACGACGGGAGACGACGACCGCTCCGTCAGGACGCTCGAGGGAACCGAGTCCGTCGACGTCGCCGTAATCGGGGCCGGCATCGCCGGGCTGTCGACGGCGATCGAACTCCGCGAACGAGACCTGACGGTGGCTGTCCTCGAGCGTGACCGAATCGCGGCGGGTGTGACCGGCAAGACGACGGCTAAACTGACCAGCCAGCACGGCCTGCTCTACGCTCATCTCCGTGCGGAGTTCGGCCGACGCGCGGCGAGCCAGTACGCGACCGCCCAGGAGGAAGCAATCGACGTCGTCGAAGACCGGATCGACGAGCTGGAGATCGATTGTAGCTTCGAACGGGTCCCCTCGTATCTCTACAGCGACACTCCCGACGAGGTCGAACGCGAGACCGACGCCGCCCAGGCCGCGGGAATCGACGCGAGCTACGTCACGTCCGTGCCGCCGTTCGAGCGCGCCCAGGCTGCGGTCAGGTTCGACGACCAGGCGTGGTTCCATCCCCGGCGGTACCTGCTCGGAATCGCCGACGAACTGCGCGACGACGACGGCGCAGCTGTCTACGAGCACACCCGGGTAACTGATGTCGAGCCCGGGTCACCCTGTCGCCTCGAGATGCCCGGGGGAGAGGTCACCGCCGAGCAGATCGTTCTCGCAACCGGGTTCCCGATCCTCGACCGAGCGGGGTACTTCGCCCGGTTGCATCCGAAACGCTCCTACGTTCTCGGGCTGCGACTCGAGGGACAGCCACCGGAGGGGATGTACTACCGCAGCGGCGACAGCTACCGTTCGGTCCGGACTCACCGCGACGACGACGGCGACCTTCTGCTGGTCGGCGGCGAGAATCACAAGACTGGCCAGGGTGGATCGACCACGGACCGCTATCGGCGACTGCTCCGCTGGGCGCGCGAACGGTTTCCGGTCGAATCGGTTGCCTACCGGTGGTCGACCCAGGACTACGTCCCAGCGGACAAGGTTCCGTTCGTTGGACGCGTCGGCCCAGGAGCCGAGAACACCTACGTCGCGACCGGGTTTCGGGGATGGGGAATGACGAACGGCGTCGCGGCCGGACGACTGCTCGCAGGACTGCTCGCGGGCGAGCAGCCGCCGGCACGAACACTCTTCGATCCGCTGCGGTTCACGCCGAAAAGCTCGTTCGCCTCGGCCGTTACGGAGAACGCCGACGCAGCTAGCCAGTTTGCGACCGACTGGGCACGGACACTGCTGACGCCCGGCCTGACGTCGCTCGAGCCCGGCGAGGGAACCGTCCTCCGGAAAGGGACGCGGCCGATCGCTTGCAGTCGAGCTGCCGACGGCAAGCTACACGTCACCTCGGCCGTCTGTACTCACATGGCCTGTCTCGTCGAGTGGAACGACGCCGAACGGAGCTGGGACTGTCCCTGTCACGGCTCGCGGTTCTCGCCCGACGGCGATGTCCTCGAGGGACCAGCGACAGACGACCTGCCGACGCGTCGGATAAAGTGA
- a CDS encoding ribosome biogenesis/translation initiation ATPase RLI produces the protein MADDSIAVVDLDRCQPDRCNYECKNYCPPNRSGKECITLRGEETDEGQPEQVHISEEICLGESCGICVGKCPFDAIEIINLPQEIQDDPAHRYGENAFSLYGLPAPQEGRVTGILGPNGIGKTTAIRILAGELEPNLGRHDDQPDWDDVLEAYRGTELQDYLADVRDGNVTVARKPQYVDQIPEQFDGNTRELLEGVDERGALETIVERLSLGPVMEQSIADLSGGELQRVAIAATLVRDTDFYFLDEITPYLDIGQRVTAARLIRELAEEEDKSMLVVEHDLAILDLVADTLHVAYGEPGAYGVVTSPKSVRNGINEYLAGYLDNENMRIRQNPIEFEEHAPRTETHGDVLVEYPDLTKSYGDGEFTLAVEGGQIHENEVLGVVGPNGIGKSTFANLLTGNLAPDEGDADLDLDISYKPQYVTIDQHMRVDAFLSSITDQFGSSYWNTEIAQPLQLERIMEQNLSDLSGGERQRVAIAACLSDDADLYLLDEPSAHLDVEQRVQATSAIRRYAEQQDATVMVIDHDIYTIDLLADRLLVFDGEPAVAGHASPPQSMRDGMNEFLANLEVTFRRDNRTSRPRINKPDSQLDKEQKSEGEYYYAP, from the coding sequence ATGGCTGACGACAGCATCGCCGTCGTAGACCTCGATCGGTGCCAGCCCGACCGGTGTAACTACGAGTGCAAGAACTACTGCCCGCCAAATCGAAGCGGCAAGGAGTGTATCACGCTCCGCGGCGAGGAAACCGACGAAGGCCAGCCAGAACAAGTCCACATCTCCGAAGAGATCTGTCTCGGCGAGAGCTGTGGGATCTGCGTCGGGAAGTGTCCGTTCGACGCTATCGAAATCATCAACCTGCCACAGGAGATTCAGGACGATCCAGCCCACCGCTACGGCGAAAACGCCTTCTCACTGTACGGCCTGCCCGCACCACAGGAAGGCCGAGTCACCGGAATTCTCGGGCCGAACGGGATCGGGAAGACGACCGCCATCCGAATCCTCGCGGGCGAACTCGAGCCCAACCTCGGTCGCCACGACGACCAGCCCGACTGGGACGACGTCTTAGAGGCCTACCGCGGGACGGAACTGCAAGACTACCTCGCGGACGTCCGAGACGGCAACGTGACCGTCGCCCGGAAACCGCAGTACGTCGACCAAATCCCCGAGCAGTTCGACGGCAACACCCGCGAACTGCTCGAGGGGGTCGACGAACGCGGGGCCCTCGAGACGATCGTCGAGCGACTCTCGCTGGGGCCGGTCATGGAGCAGTCCATCGCGGATCTCTCCGGTGGCGAACTCCAGCGGGTCGCAATCGCGGCGACGCTGGTTCGGGACACGGACTTTTATTTCCTCGACGAGATCACGCCCTACCTCGACATCGGTCAGCGCGTGACGGCGGCGCGACTGATCCGCGAACTCGCCGAAGAGGAGGACAAGTCGATGCTGGTCGTCGAACACGACCTCGCGATCCTCGATCTCGTCGCCGACACGCTCCACGTCGCCTACGGTGAACCCGGTGCCTACGGTGTCGTCACCTCGCCGAAATCGGTGCGAAACGGCATCAACGAGTATCTCGCAGGCTATCTCGACAACGAGAACATGCGAATCCGCCAGAATCCAATCGAGTTCGAAGAACACGCCCCACGGACCGAGACACACGGCGACGTGCTCGTCGAGTACCCAGATCTTACCAAAAGCTACGGCGACGGCGAGTTCACGCTCGCGGTCGAAGGTGGTCAGATCCACGAGAACGAAGTGCTCGGCGTCGTCGGCCCCAACGGAATCGGGAAGTCCACTTTCGCGAACCTCCTGACCGGGAACTTAGCGCCCGACGAGGGCGACGCCGACCTGGACCTCGACATCTCGTACAAACCCCAATACGTCACGATCGACCAGCACATGCGGGTCGACGCCTTCCTCTCCTCGATCACCGACCAGTTTGGCTCCTCGTACTGGAACACAGAGATCGCTCAACCACTCCAACTCGAGCGAATCATGGAACAGAACCTCTCGGATCTCTCCGGTGGTGAACGCCAGCGCGTGGCGATCGCAGCCTGTCTCTCGGACGACGCCGACCTCTACCTGCTCGACGAACCCTCGGCACACTTAGACGTCGAACAGCGCGTCCAGGCGACCAGCGCGATCCGTCGCTACGCCGAACAGCAGGACGCGACTGTCATGGTCATCGACCACGACATCTACACGATCGACCTGCTCGCGGACCGACTGCTTGTCTTCGACGGCGAACCCGCCGTCGCCGGCCACGCCAGCCCGCCACAGTCCATGCGCGACGGCATGAACGAGTTCCTCGCGAACCTCGAGGTCACCTTCCGCCGGGACAACCGCACCTCGCGGCCGCGGATCAACAAGCCGGACTCGCAACTCGACAAGGAACAGAAGTCCGAAGGCGAGTACTACTACGCACCGTAG